The genomic segment GTATTAGTAGTTCTATTTTGTGTAGTATCATTTCATGCACTAGACTGCCTTTATCCATGCTTTATCTATGCTTTATCTTCAGTAGTTGCTATTTATTTTTCTACTGAAAAAAGGAGTTGGTATTATACATCATTTTGGGTCGAAAGTTTGCCTGTTTTTTGGTTACTTATTTTCCTTTTTAGCTAATAATCAACTTTCAAAACAGAATTTTATTAAATTAGCTAAAAATACCTAATTTATGAATCCGAATTTTACCCGAAGAAATTTTCTTTCAACTACTGCTGCTGCAGGTTTTGGAGCACTTATTTTGCCTAATTCTTTATTTTCCTATAATGCTAATTTTCAAAGCGATAAAAAAGTCCGTTTAGGATTTATAGCCATGGGGTATAGAGGACAAGCACATTTAGAAGAAATGCTTAAACGAACTGATGTTGAAGTAGTAGCTTTTGCCGATCCAGAACCAAGAATGATGGCAATGGGTCAAAAATTAATGGCGAAGTACAAACAACAACCTGCGAAAGAGTTTGGCAACGGAGATTATGATTATAGAAATCTATTGAAAGATCCTACAATTGACGCTGTAATTATTTCATCTCCTTGGGAGTGGCATAAAATTCAGGGTGTTGAATCGATGTACGCAAAAAAAATTGTCGGAATGGAAGTTTGTGGCGCTATGACAGTTGAAGATTGTTGGGAGTATGTGAAGGCTTATGAAGAGACGAAGGTTCCTATTATGATGATGGAAAATGTTTGTTACCGACGCGATGTAATGGCAGTTTTGAATATGGTTCGAAAAGGAATGTTTGGCGAATTGATTCACGGACAAGGCGGTTATGAGCATGATTTAAGAGGCGTATTGTTTAATGACGGCCAAACGGCGTATAATTCGGGAGTAGAGTTTGGTGATAAAGGATTTAGTGAGGCCAAATGGCGAACCAATCATTATGTTAATAGAAATGGCGAACTGTATCCAACACATGGACTAGGTCCAGTAGCGGTGATGTTTGACGTTAATAGAGGAAATAGGTTGTTACGTCTTTCTTCTTTTTCTTCTAAATCAAGAGGATTAACAAAATATATTGAAGAACACCCAAAAGGGGGCAAGAACCATCCCAATGCAAAAGTAAAATTCCAACAAGGAGATATTGTAACCACACAAATCCAGTGCGCTAATGGGGAAACCATTTTATTAACCCATGATACTTCATTGCAGCGCCCTTATAATTTAGGATTTAGAGTGCAAGGTACCGATGGAATATGGCAAGATTTTGGTTGGGGCGAAAATAATCAAGGATTTATCTATTTTGAAAAATTGATGAAACATTCTCATCGTTGGGACAATACCGAAAAATGGTTGCAAGAATACGACCATCCACTTTGGCAGCGCTATTCTAAAGATGCCGAAAATTCAGGACATGGCGGTATGGATTTCTTTGTGGACAATACTTTTATTGAGTGTATCAAACGCAATATAGAATTTCCGTTAGATGTATATGATTTAGCGACTTGGTACGCCATTACTCCTTTAAGCGAAAAATCAATCAAAAAGAACGGACAAGTAGTGGATATCCCAGATTTTACTAAAGGCGCTTGGCAAACAAGAAAACCAGTATTTGGATTCGATGGGGCATTTTAGACCGGCAAAAACACTGCTCATTATGGCAGGTGGATTGGGGAGTCGTTACAAAGGATTAAAGCAAGTGGATGGCATCACTCCAAACGGAGAGACTGTTTTGGAATTCTCCATCTACGATGCGTTAATGGCAGGTTTTACCAAAATAGTGGT from the Flavobacterium ammonificans genome contains:
- a CDS encoding Gfo/Idh/MocA family protein codes for the protein MNPNFTRRNFLSTTAAAGFGALILPNSLFSYNANFQSDKKVRLGFIAMGYRGQAHLEEMLKRTDVEVVAFADPEPRMMAMGQKLMAKYKQQPAKEFGNGDYDYRNLLKDPTIDAVIISSPWEWHKIQGVESMYAKKIVGMEVCGAMTVEDCWEYVKAYEETKVPIMMMENVCYRRDVMAVLNMVRKGMFGELIHGQGGYEHDLRGVLFNDGQTAYNSGVEFGDKGFSEAKWRTNHYVNRNGELYPTHGLGPVAVMFDVNRGNRLLRLSSFSSKSRGLTKYIEEHPKGGKNHPNAKVKFQQGDIVTTQIQCANGETILLTHDTSLQRPYNLGFRVQGTDGIWQDFGWGENNQGFIYFEKLMKHSHRWDNTEKWLQEYDHPLWQRYSKDAENSGHGGMDFFVDNTFIECIKRNIEFPLDVYDLATWYAITPLSEKSIKKNGQVVDIPDFTKGAWQTRKPVFGFDGAF